Below is a genomic region from Lineus longissimus chromosome 16, tnLinLong1.2, whole genome shotgun sequence.
AACACCTTGCTTCGGCCATACTGAACATCAGACGTGAATCCACGTTCGTCCATTATGGCCTTTACACCATCTTTGTCACAGCCACGGAAGTTTGGCCACGTGAACTGAGAGACACACTTGTacctaaaaaaagaaaacaatgtaATCCTGGAAAACAGTCGCTATAATAAATGACACTACAACTGGTGATAAAAACATTTGGACACATTGTCGATGTCATCATGACAAAGTTCAGTGAGCATGACAGAGAGATCAGGCCGAATTTCAACTAATGACAATACCTTTGTAAGAAGCGAACATAGGACATGCGGTATGCAAACCCTGCTCTCCTGACTCGGACGTTCTCCAAGAGGCCGAGGTACATCACTTGGTGTTGAACTCTCTCCACATTGAACAGTAAAGGCGATTTCTCCTCGTTTGGTTTGATACAACGCACATAGTACGGTTCCTGAAAATAAACAGGATAATTACCATGGAAGGGTTGTAAAAAATAAAGTAACATTATTTGTTCACCCTGAATGAATGTGCAAGCCAGATATTTGGGCTGATGAGACACTCTTTCATTTCAAACTCCCATCTCTGATGCAAAACACGGCGTGGAAAGGCAATTAGTAAGCTACAtctaactagctggcggctaaccaaccagcCGTACTAGAAATATGACGTACCTTCATCGCAAGATTGTCGACAAGAGCGACAATGGAATTCTTGAAGTTCGTGCCAGCAGTCAGAGGTCGCTTTGTCACCTACAAAATGAAGCAACCGAATTACTTTTGAACGAGGCAAGATTGAATTATTAGCAGGATTCACACTGTCACAAGTCACGAGCATGACAGGAAATGACATGAGGGtgaaagtgacatcgtgaatcatatgtagcccgctctttggaaatgacaagTTATCGTTTGGGTGACTTACAAGCGAAGGAGTAAGTGATCATACCTCGGTGATATCCTGGGCTCCGTCCATCCACATGCTGGATATAAGAGGGTCACAGCTGaaataaagtacatttcattttaattttgattatagTGAATACTGTGATACAAGAGTATGTCATTAGAACAAAGGGTAGGAGTTCAcggaaaatgtaaaatgtaaaatggtgAGGAATTTTGACTGAGTCCAGTAATGTCAAAACATGGTGTGACATAACCAGGGATAACCACTTAGGTCAAACCAGAGAAGAATCTTAGCATACCTGTTGTAGAGCAACCTCTTGAAGTCTTGATAGAGCAAGTCCTTGTTCTTGTCAATGAAGCCCTCAACACTGTAGACCACGTCACCAGCATAGTGCAGAATGCGGAAGTCGCGGCCATGCACGAGGGTCTTATCCAGGGGGACCAACTGCAGAGGAGAAATAAAGGCCACTATTAAATCTCCCGACTATTTATGCTGGAATTTGGTAGACAAGGACGATGAGAGAATCTGCATTAGCTAAGTGGGAGGGTTAACCTGTGACCGGCCCGAATCCGACCCAGAAGAAGCTACTTAAAGTATTGCAAGATACTACAGCATCTATAGCAGAAAACATGGACAAGGTAAACAGTACAGTCAGTTCATCTAGACTCACCCCTCTGCTCGTGAAATGCGCATGCTTCCCTAACTTCTGGTTCATGGCTTCTAAAAACATCTGCAacataaaaaaaaaaatatgaGAGTTGACAAACATCTAGTAGTAAAGCGATTGAAAGACTTGCCAAAGACGACAAACAAGATGAACCAAACCCACCATGTCAGGATAATAAGCACCAAGGCCCACATTCACTCTCAGGACAACCCTAATTTACCTCATCAGTCACCTTTCCCACGTTGAGACATGCCTCGTCCAAGATGGCCAGGATACCCTTATGCTGCTCCTCCACTAAAGCACAGATCACTTTATTGTCAAAGTAGTCAACCTGAAGAAGAAGTCGCACTATTTACAAAAATTCTGTTAATTAATTGCATTCAAATTTTGTGAATAATCTTGTAGTTCAATAAATCACTGGTAAATTATCTCATTTGAACGGATCCAAAGACTTACATGCTGCCAGGCAATTCCCTCTCTCTGGTATTCATCTTGCTCTTGTTTCAACACCAGTTCAATGAACAGCTGTTGTAGCTTCTCATTACAGTAGTTGATGCAGAACTgctcaaaactgaaaaaaattatcagTGTTTGGACATAATTTTTTATACGTGCCTTTACGGTGAGACGACAATTGGGTTTACTGGCCGAATGATCAATCtcttttgaaggactgtaaagagccaggaattttagttctaGTTTTGAGGCCCACACACCCCTACAGTCAGCGTAAGACTCTAGGGCAGTAACTTTGTCCAACTTCAGATGTATATGAAGAGACAGAGGTCAGAagtgctcaggttgtagcgctgattgagcatctcaactcatctgagttctactcaAATTTATCCGACTATAAATCGTATAAATCTTGTGACTTGGACTGAACAGTTCTCCACTACACAACTAACCTATTGTTCTGGAAGATCTCGAATCCATAAATGTCAAGGACCCCAATGACAGTATTCTTGCCATGTTGAATAATCTCGCCTTTCACTTCGATCAACTGGTTTATTCGACCGACTATCCACGAAAATAACCTGTCATAAGTCGCCTGAATGATAATAGAAATGTTAAAGAAATTTTGTATATCTGTGAGGGAGGAATTCTGTAAGTAACAGCGTACACCGGTGTTATCTATActtactgattgattgattggtcaATTCACTTCGATTGACAGATTGATTAACAATTTCCATCTGACCAATAACCCATCGTTCCTACCTTGGCAAATGCATCCCTTGCATACATCGCCTCCTCTAACGTGAGCCGTTTCTCCATTACCTCACCGCGTGCCGCCACTGTCCGTGAACACAACGCCTTGGCGAGTTGATCTGTTTCAACTCCAAAGAGTTCTGCAACAATTCTCAAAATGTCTTGATCTGCAACCTTGCCATGGTCCCCGTGTTCTCCATCCGCCTCAAATGTCATGTTCCCCTGGAGTAAAACAATCATTTCTAATACACCTCAATTGCAAATTTACATTGATCATACAGAGGGTCTTGttttgtatatcagtctccaGGACGGCATTGCTGAAATTTAAATTCAGTACGTACCTGTATGCACACAattggaaactttcaaattgACTTCAATTTTCAAACTATTGAACGAATGAAGTAGAACTTACCATATGTATAATCCCAGCAACAATCCTCCATAATGACTCGGCATGTTTGAAAGAGAATCCGATTGCCTTCATAGCATCCATGACGGTTTTATAGTCCTTCCTGTCGCTAATAGAGGGTACTTTGGTGTCACCGCCCTGGCTGACATAATCGTACATGGATGGGTCTCGCGTCAGGTATAACTCTTGTAACTTGTTGTCAGGCGCTCCATAGATTAGCTGAAGTAAGAACACTACACCATTAGAACACAACactttattaggaaagtgatgcgggcgttttatttttgcagatttcgcaaaaatatacatgtatttgcaaaagGTTTGATTTTCAGAATTGCAAATTATATAAAAGGCAGGAAAAAACCCAGGAACTACCTCACCTGATAAAAGGAATGGAAGTTTCTCTCTCCTGGCTGCTGATGAACAACTCTTGACTGAAATTAAACGAAAAgatatcaaatcaaaacaaaactcGCAAGAAtcgaaatgatattttttttaatgaacacGACATCCGAGATGATGACACAGATGGCGTCAAATGGACATACCCACCTTCTCAAGGAGATAGTTATTGATGTGGCCCCCGATGGGGTCCCCCTTGAAATCAAAGTTGACATCCATGTATTTGCCGAATCTGCTTGAGTTGTCATTCCTATTGGTCTTGGCATTCCCGAAGGCTTCAAGAATGCAGTTGGATTGAATGAGGACATTCTTGACTCTGTAATGACGAGAACAAAGAATATTTTTAACCTCAATTATCAAATCATGCCTTCATccataatattttcaaaaaccgagttcaattttcaaagtttgaaATAACGAAGAAGGTCTTTTTTAACACTTATATTTTTCCACTTTCTGGATCTGATTGAAAAATGGAACAAAAAGGATCCTGACTTTAGCAATTCTGACAAGGGACAGTATTTATTCTATTCAACATATTTGACCTGTTCTTTACCAAATAGGCCAACTGCAAAACCCATCATAAATTAATGAGAAAACCAAACATGTCTAACAATTAGTAGCcatggaaaataatgaaacataACTCATTCGGTTTGTTTGCTGATTTCAAACATATTCTCCATGACAAAACACCGATATAATTTCTATGCGTGCCATATCCACATGACCTCAGCTGACATACAGTGATTTCTGAGTCAATAGAGATGTACTGGTCATGCCATGTCATACCACTTTCGAGACTTTCCTCTTTAGCCAAACCAAGTCAAGTACCTCCCACATGATGTTAGAGCAACTTGAAATATTCAGGACAGTATCTACCAGTATCACATGTCTTGGGCTTAGGGTTAACTAGTTGTATCCgcatttttgtcaaaattgattttattatCTTAAATTAATGCACATTGACCTTCAATGATCTTTTATTACAACTTTAAATCGTACTAGTAGCTGTACCGATTTATGTgtaatacacaaaaacactccTCAAAACAACTGCATTTCAATTGGGTTTTGAATCTTCAATGGTGTTTTTCTCAGAACTACCAAACTTTCAGATACAACTAGTTAACCCTGAGCCCACGATatgtgtccttatagagaggtacCGCAATCTGATATGAATAGATTTCTGATTCCTCAGTTCACTTCATTTGGATTGGACGCATAAACGTTAACCCTGAGCCCACGATatgtgtccttatagagaggtacCGCAATCTGATATGAATATATTTCTGAATCCTCAGTTCACTTCATTTGGATTGGACACATAAACTTTACACATAAACAGGTATACAAGAAAATCAACTAGTCAAGAAAGGAAATATAGAATGTGTGATCGGAAAAGGCAGCTGTGGCAAGTCTATTGTTGGTGCATATACTGTAAGAATTGTTTGATAACATATGAACATCAATCAGCATCAATTGTGGGCAACATTTGGCATTCATAGAAATTCTTCAGTGGAGTGCTAAGGTTTTCAGTACGAGGAAGCCTGTGACAATGTCCCAGTCCCATTGTATTGATCTTTTAAGCACATGATGACCTAACATGGCTCATGTTTGGCTCtttagacaatgggtgatatgaataaaggctagcaaatgcttttacttcaattttgtacagaaaggccaagtgtaaatgtacatggagttttagataaaagcatttactactctttattcatatcacccattatgtgACCCGTCTCcacaaaaccaggcgcttggtgggttgagatggactgttagttcatttctctgttgttggccttttgtgaaatatgagcacatcaattttttccattatctcctggtgtcatttaggctcatcttctgtgcaacaagcgcctggttttgctgtgacgagtCACATTTTTGGGCGATTTTTTGTTGGAGGAAACAAGGCAACCCAAACGAACCAGCACTGTCAAAGAGAGCTACTCTCTAGTCTCTGTTGTCGATGAGAGTACACTGGGACTGACTGTGAGTCAAACCTGGGACCTAGGTCAAGACCACAAGAGGTGACAGGTACCGATGTTTCTATTCCCCACTCCGATAGCCCATATCACATTGATTGGACCAGTACAGTACAACTCGCCTTTTACATACTTGCCTGGCCCAAATACTAGAGAATAATCAAGAGTGAAAAGAGCATTCAAAAGCATTGCCGACTGTCATCAGAACAAAGCACTATTTTAAATGTCAACAACTATGAGCGCACccaatcaatttttaaaaactgcTGTAAACCGCTTAAATATTCTACTCCTATATTTTTGCTATCtgtaatttcatgattttgattgttAATTACAAAATTCCTTTCTGCTTTCACAAACTAAATCTATCTCTTGGGattttatttttacaaattGCAGTTATTCGGTCAATCCACAAAACGATGATACTTGTGAAAACTTCGCAGTTTACAAAACTTTCATAGACTTACCTCTCTACTTCATGTACTTCCTGTTGCTGGTAAACATTAGTAACCGCTGCAATGTATCTCATCACAATCTTTGATGCCTCAGTTTTACCAGAGCCACTTTCACCTAATAAATTAAATGAAGCAAAGCATGAGGGGTTGCCTCATTTTACCCTTTTGTcaaagacacctctctaataaggacagcctagtcccagtcccatgggtgtccaaAGTTGATCACCATGCACACTTGGCAAAGTCACCCCTCTAAGAAGGACTCATGCCTAGGTCAGTAAAAAAGTGTGTCCTAATTCGGCCCCTCTTGGGTAATCAAGACACCAGACTCCAGTTCAATAAGGAGAGCATGCTTCAGTCAGAAAGATGTCTTATATAAGAGAGGAGTATAGCTTCCATCCTGAAGTATAATGTGTTGAAAGGACTGCCAGTGCCAGCGAGTCAGATTTACTCACCGGATATAACAATACAAGTATCTTTGGACCTTCTCTTCATCGTTTTATACGCCGCATCAGCGAGGGCAAAAATGTGCGGCGGTCGCTCGTAGATCTCACGCCCTCTATACTCTTCAATGTAATCATTGCCGTAGATGTCCACCTGGCGATACGGATTCACAGACACTACCACTTCACCAATGTAACTGTAGATGCGGCCTTTCTGAAATCTTTAATACAAGTCTGATCAACATTTGTTAATTAGGCCTACCTGCAGACTAGACTAACGTCTTTCAAATCGAATGTGGATGTCATGCCATGGTGACAGTCAGTGGTCTATGACATGGATTTGACTGTGGTATTACACACAGAACGTCAACTAGACTTGTCACTTGACATgcttgaaaatgaaagtgaaaccTAAGTTTTTCTGAGTTTCCCCAAGTAGGCTAATGGTCTCACTAGCGGTCTATTGTGTGGAAAAACTGCAATTAAATATGGCCATATGGATTTGGAGAACAATCACAAATTATGGGGGTAtactttttgggacaccctgtatccTGTAGACTGTAATGAACACTGGCAGCAaagcattttatatttcttgatAATTACCTCAGTTTCAAGTTGTCAGTGAAAGAATTAAGGTTCAGGGACTCGAGAAGAACAAAGTCCCCGATCCCAAATTCCCGTCCTTCATGAATTGCAGCCATTATCCAGCTTCTATGTGATTTCTCTCTGACTCATGCCGGCTGTCagcagctacatgtatcagGAAGTGCTTTTTGCCCTACATCCTCAATAAActcactacaacgtgtacaaaatgtacgaagaagtaaacagcgtcaatattttcca
It encodes:
- the LOC135500291 gene encoding unconventional myosin-Id-like, whose product is MAAIHEGREFGIGDFVLLESLNLNSFTDNLKLRFQKGRIYSYIGEVVVSVNPYRQVDIYGNDYIEEYRGREIYERPPHIFALADAAYKTMKRRSKDTCIVISGESGSGKTEASKIVMRYIAAVTNVYQQQEVHEVERVKNVLIQSNCILEAFGNAKTNRNDNSSRFGKYMDVNFDFKGDPIGGHINNYLLEKSRVVHQQPGERNFHSFYQLIYGAPDNKLQELYLTRDPSMYDYVSQGGDTKVPSISDRKDYKTVMDAMKAIGFSFKHAESLWRIVAGIIHMGNMTFEADGEHGDHGKVADQDILRIVAELFGVETDQLAKALCSRTVAARGEVMEKRLTLEEAMYARDAFAKATYDRLFSWIVGRINQLIEVKGEIIQHGKNTVIGVLDIYGFEIFQNNSFEQFCINYCNEKLQQLFIELVLKQEQDEYQREGIAWQHVDYFDNKVICALVEEQHKGILAILDEACLNVGKVTDEMFLEAMNQKLGKHAHFTSRGLVPLDKTLVHGRDFRILHYAGDVVYSVEGFIDKNKDLLYQDFKRLLYNSCDPLISSMWMDGAQDITEVTKRPLTAGTNFKNSIVALVDNLAMKEPYYVRCIKPNEEKSPLLFNVERVQHQVMYLGLLENVRVRRAGFAYRMSYVRFLQRYKCVSQFTWPNFRGCDKDGVKAIMDERGFTSDVQYGRSKVFIRSPRTIFMLEEERTKMIPGIVIFLQKMARGLIARVRVKKMVALLKVMGAFKRYKMRQYVKQVINTFHGVERMADFGKSIPWPQPPQVLTTFQNQVKSVHERWRGHMILRGVSREERPQLRLKILAADALLNKRKHWGYDRKWEGNYLASVHENNDTASYVASMANLKATDKFSKIVFSCIAKKVNKFNKSTDRAIVFTDKFIYKLEPKKFKKMKSGIALTSITGVSVSPGEDQLVIVHLHGGNDLVMCLCGRNNEERVGELVGVLCRLWQRTQKKDLRVIVNKRLNCMLGDKPRTIGIHPTAANGGPTFKKDGTDLVLLWSK